In Mya arenaria isolate MELC-2E11 chromosome 1, ASM2691426v1, the genomic stretch ATTATATGGATAGATTGTTCATCAGCGCCACGCCGCTACGATATATCATTTCAACTAAAACTTGGCTTTACAGTCATTGGTCCTTTTCAGACACCAACGAGGCCACAGCAACGAAGAGTTTCAATTACGACTCAAAAGGTAGAACATATTGCCCAGTGTGTATGCGTGTACCTTCTGTGAAGTCCCTCGGTGAAACCGGGGTTCGTATCCCATGATGTTTCAGGTGTTTCCTAAGCGTTGATATGGAATCAAAGCAGAGGAGTGGATCGTCTGCTGTCTGTTCCGTAATGTGCTTGTTGTGTACGCGCATCAAACCGTCACATTCTTCCTCCGACAGAAATTCTTCATATAACCACACTctgtgaagaagaaaaacaaaacaactaaaTCAGAACCAACTACAACGCTGCTTTGTCTTTGTCTTCCCTGAAACTGACTTATAGTTTCTAAGGCATAAAAACACAGGTAGTTCAAGAAACTTTAATATCGATAatgtacattcaataacttACTTTACACTGCTGTTATTTGGTTTCTGTGGCAATAATTCCATCGCTGGAATCCTCCTTCCGTCTGCAAATATCTTCTTTGGAGCGATTTCTTTCTGGTAAGTTGCTTTGAAATTCTTTACTTCCTCTggaacattttgtttgtttgcagttAGTTTATTGTCGTTAGTTGTGACTTTGTTCATACCCGTTTTCGCCTTCTTGGTCTTTTTAGTATGAATACTCTTATTAGCTGCTGAATGGACTGGTTTATTTTTCGTGTTCTTAACTGGTGCATCTTTCGTAACACGAGCGTCATCGATATCATCTTCTATATGTGCAGGGAAGAGTTGTACTCTTTCTCCCACCACGTTTCCATCgtcatttattttcagattcaTTGGCAATTCTTTTATCACTTCTTTGACATCTTGTTTATTCTCGTTGGGCTCATGTTCATCTACAGTAATCGTCTCATCTTCTTCACCAATCATCAGATCTTCTGGACGTTCTCGAACGTTCTTATcgtatgtttctttatttttcacaaTGTCGTTTTCATTTGTGTCTGGTTTGTCTGTTTGTCTTTCTTCGAATGTGGCCTTGCTGGTTTGTTCAACACTGTTGATGGAATTatcatgtctttgttttgatGAATCCGTTGTTTTATTAAGGGTTTTTGCAACGACTACTAAGCTTTCATCTTTAAAACCCGTATCATTTTCTCGTAAAGTTAGTCCAACATTATCATTAGGTACTGTCTGTTTGTCTTTCTTCaaattatcaattgtaaccagcTTCTTCTCAACGTTTTCCAGTAAGCGCTCGCTAGCATCATCTTTAGTTGTAACGATGGCACTGTTGTCTGTGTTAAAAGTAGAGGAAATCTTTGGATAAACTAGGATGGTCAATGCAATACCCATtacaaagaaaaatgtaaatttaaccaCATCA encodes the following:
- the LOC128237063 gene encoding uncharacterized protein LOC128237063: MGKEVKKRAKETIKINNSEDKESDKTTNERDELNERLRRLEELQIARNNSHSDVVKFTFFFVMGIALTILVYPKISSTFNTDNSAIVTTKDDASERLLENVEKKLVTIDNLKKDKQTVPNDNVGLTLRENDTGFKDESLVVVAKTLNKTTDSSKQRHDNSINSVEQTSKATFEERQTDKPDTNENDIVKNKETYDKNVRERPEDLMIGEEDETITVDEHEPNENKQDVKEVIKELPMNLKINDDGNVVGERVQLFPAHIEDDIDDARVTKDAPVKNTKNKPVHSAANKSIHTKKTKKAKTGMNKVTTNDNKLTANKQNVPEEVKNFKATYQKEIAPKKIFADGRRIPAMELLPQKPNNSSVKVWLYEEFLSEEECDGLMRVHNKHITEQTADDPLLCFDSISTLRKHLKHHGIRTPVSPRDFTEGTTCVNASFSSQLKDWFKGNWSYSTAFYPGESRFASIFEQRVLQATGLEPANGGKFQITSYPEGIGYKSHTDCTEGLTDQRDRIATILVYLDTVEEGGETDFTELGIWARPRKGRALLWNNMDPDGKCEPLSVHKANKVLKGHKYILQRWYYYKSFYSLGKRPPEPPLPARQPGQSRVSCDEYEHGSCRWYDEWNFEHLIEYERQKYTLV